DNA sequence from the Elusimicrobiota bacterium genome:
TTAAGGGAAAATAGAGGCGCCGCCGGAGATAGTCAGAAGAAGGCCTTGCCATGAAAAAAGTCCAAAAACGACCCGCCCGGGGAAAATTTTTTCTGTGCGGCGCCGGCATAGATTTTCTTGACGACATGACGCTTGGAACCGTCCGCGTTTTGCGGAGCTGCGATGTCGTCTTTTATATTCATAAAGACCGCGAACGGGTCACAAAAACATTAAAACTTGTTTCTCCCGGCCTGCGTATCGCGTACGCCGACTACGAGAGCATCCCGCAGCCGGCTCTCTGGCGTCTGATAGAAGCTGAGCTTAAAAAAGGCAGGCGGGTCGCGTATCTCGCCTACGGCAATCCGCTTCTTTTCAGCGAGGGGGGGATATTAGTGGATTATTGCCGCCGGCATGGATACGCCTTCAGCGTGGTTCCCGCCCTGTCGTCGGCGGACAATATTCTGGGGGTGCTTGAGGAACACGGCAAGCGGCTGCTGGACAAAGGATTTTCCGTGTGTAAGGCGGAGGAGCTGCGGGCCCGTCCCGGTTTGCTGCCCCCGGCCGGGCTG
Encoded proteins:
- a CDS encoding SAM-dependent methyltransferase, whose amino-acid sequence is MKKVQKRPARGKFFLCGAGIDFLDDMTLGTVRVLRSCDVVFYIHKDRERVTKTLKLVSPGLRIAYADYESIPQPALWRLIEAELKKGRRVAYLAYGNPLLFSEGGILVDYCRRHGYAFSVVPALSSADNILGVLEEHGKRLLDKGFSVCKAEELRARPGLLPPAGLLIIFCASEALKKYGKELFAPIERCYPADHPVYLVRVRSAGLIGKTSFRSLKVKDLRAAAGLIEHRMSIILPALPAGRY